CCCTTGGGAGCTTTGGTGTTGAGGTGGGCCATGGGAGCAGGTCTTTAGtgggagcccaaggcggggcagaggggaggaagaaagagaaccaGGGGCTGGTCCCCTCACAGGTTCTGGGAGGACACAAACTAGGGGCAGCTCTGAGAGGCGAGGCTGGGTACCCTTGCCTGACGTTGGCTTGGAGCTCATGCCCCTGACATCCTCAGGGTCTGGGTTGACTTCCAAGCCTCAGGGGCTTCCTGAAGATGGTGATGGGCAAGGAGTGTGCTGAGTTGtgcctcaccctctccctccaggACCTGAGCACCGCCCTGCCCTCTGGGCAGGTCTGCCATGACCAGCAGCGGCTGGAGGTGATCTTTGCAGACCTGGCTCGGCGGAAGGATGATGCCCAGCAGCGCAGCTGGGCCCTGTACGAGGACGAGGGTGTCATCCGCTGCTACCTGGAGGAGCTGCTGCACATTCTGGTGCGGGGTGGGGCCCACGGgtgtctctcccctccccctacaccatccccctctaGTGCTTAGGAGTGTCCCTGGCATGTACTCAGCTCACCTGTGCGTGTGGCCATGTGGCTCCCACAAGCGTGAGTCTGTCACGCTTCCTCCTCCCCGCAGACTGACGCAGACCCTGAAGTTTGCAAGAAAATGTGCAAGAGAAATGAGTTCGAGTCTGTCCTGGCTTTGGTGGCCTACTACCAAATGGTGTGTGTGAagcagaggggcgggggggcatgGGGACACCCAGGTAGAGGGGCAGGTTCTGGGCACTGAGTACACAGGGTCTCCTGCCAGGAGCACCGGGTGTCATTGCGGCTGCTGCTCCTCAAGTGCTTTGGTGCCATGTGCAGCCTGGATGCAGCCATCATCTCCACACTCGTGTCATCTGTGCTGCCTGTGGAGCTGGCACGAGACatgcagacagacacacagggtGAGGCTTGGGGGAGCTTCCTGCCACATGGGGGGTTCCCACTGTCTGTGGGGGCTCTCACCGCCTGCCTTGCCCTCCAGATCACCAGAAACTCTGTTACTCTGCCCTCATCCTGGCCATGGTCTTCTCCATGGGAGAGGCAGTGCCCTACGCACACTATGGTAAGCGGGCTGGGAGCCTGTGGGGCTGGGGACCCGCTTGCCTGGGGCTGACAGGGATAGGGCATTCTGGGGCTGACAGAAACCCAGGCGGGTGGGTGGGgtgcagaggccgggagggctcAGATCCTGTGTGCCCCTGCCCAGAGCACCTGGGCACTCCTTTCGCCCAGTTCCTGCTGAGCATCGTCGAGGACGGGCTGCCCCTGGACACCACAGAGCAGCTGCCGGATCTCTGCATGAACCTGCTTCTGGCTCTCAACTTGCACCTGccaggtgggggcagggcccGGCGGGAGGTGGTTGACCGACTAGGGGCTCCTCGCTTGGTGCCCGTGCACTGTGTCTACACCCATGTCCTTCCTCAGCACCTGACCAGAACGTCATCATGACCGCTCTTAGCAAACACTCCAACGTCAAGATCTTCTCTGAGAAGCTGCTGTTGCTCCTGAACAGAGGAGGTGAGGGAATCTGTGTGGTGCCACTTCACTGTCCTTTGGCTCCGTGACCCCATGACCCCTTGTGGTGGCTATAGGCCCCGCACAACGACCACCCTGAGccctcttccccctgcctccTAGACGACCCCGTGCGCATCTTCAAACATGAGCCGCAGCCGCCACACTCCATCCTCAAGTTCCTGCAGGATGTATTCGCCAGCCCCGCCACAGCTGCCATCTTCTACCACACGGACATGATGGCGCTCATTGACATCACTGTGCGCCACATCGCGGACCTGTCACCTGGAGACAAGGTGCCTGGAGGTGGCTGCGGCAGGGCTGGGAGCTGTATAGAAACTGAAACAAAATGAAGGGGAAACAGGACACTGAGCGGAGACTGGGGACAGGGTTGCAGCTGGAGCCAGGTCAATGTGGGGGCCACTCAGAATCCATGGCAGTTGTGCCCAGACCCAGAGGAGCCCTGGTGAGCTGATCTGGGCCAGGCTGCCTACACAGAGCTGGGGTAGAGGAAACCAGGTGGTCAGGCAGGAGACCCTCAAGGAAGCAGCCACAGCTGTCGAGGGGGCCCGGGTGGGCCATGAGAGGCCATGGCCACGGGGGAAGAGGTCAGGTTTGCGTGCATCAGAGATGAGTCCCTGGGCTTGCCCTGGACTTCTGTTGAACAACCAGGCGGATGAAGTGTGATTGCAGAGGTGGGGAGGCACTCTCTGAGGGGGGAGATAGAGTTGCGTTTTGATGTATTGAGATCGAGAAGATAGCCACTAGACAGCCAGGTCCAGAGCATGTCAGGGAGCGATGGAGAGTTGGGATGGAAGGGACACAACTGTGCCATCGCCTTTGCACAGATGTGATGGGCAGCCTGTTTCAGGGCCACCACCGCAGGTGTGAGCACAGCGAGGACAAGTAGGGAGGAACCCAGGAGAAAACCCAGAGGCCAAGAGCCCAAAGCGCAGGGCTCAGAGGAAGTGGGAGACGAGCTGTCTCTACAGTTAGGAGCCTGAGTAAGACGGCGGCTATGAATTGGCTGTTGGGATTGCCCCACAGAGGCTAAGGTGACTGACAAGCTATATCTGTGCAGTGGAGGGTGAAGGGTCCGAATGGAACATTTAAGAGAGAATTTGAAGTTGGAGGGGAGTGAAGGGGGACATTGGAAGACATTAACAGAGACAACTCCTGTGAGTCTTCCTATAAAGGGAGCAGAAAAGTGAGGGTGGGGGGCACCCACTGGAGGGAGATGTGGGTGTCAGGAAGTATTTTAAAGGTAGGAAGATATCTGGGCCAGAGAGAATGATCCAGTAAACATCAAGAAATGGCTGACGTGTTCAGGAGAGGGGCCACTGCTCTGGCGAGGAGATCAGGTGCGCGGGGGAGAGCCTGGGCCTGTGGATGGataccccccacacccccacagcGGAGGCCAGGGCGGCTCAtcctggtggggacaggtgagatGTGGAAGTTGGGAGGGCAAGACAGGAGCGTTCAGAAAGGTCACTAGTTTTCCCCATGAAGCACAAGGCCAGCTGTCCAGGCACTTTAGATCTGGAAACCGGGAGAAAGTGGGCAAGTAGCTCACACACCCTGAAGTGAGGGAGTCCAGGACAGTGCTGCACGTCCGTGTGACATCTGTGATAGGGAAGGAAGTTCAGGCCTGCACACAGCCTTGTGGCTGACTACTGCTTAGACGCTGGGAGGTGATTTGCAGGTGCTGCAGGGTTGGACTGCAGGGTTGTCTGACCAAGGTTGGGGATTACAGGGCGATGCTGCCCAAAGAAGGTATTGACTCCTCTAACCACAGGTACAGAGAGAAGTGAGGGATGGTGACAGGGGTCAGTGAAGGGGACAGACAAATGGGAAGCACTGGGGTCAGATTAATGGGTTGGGTGTCTCAGCGAGGCAAAGGAGCAGCTGGGGTATCCAACTGGAGAGGCTACTGAAGCATTTTCAGCCAAAGGTGCCGGGTTGGGGAGGTGGATGCTGGAGCTGGCTGCCACATATGTGGAAGGGAGGGCGGCAGCCAGGTCCTAGAGGGTGTTGGATATGAAGGGTGCATCAGGACACCTGTGTTTTGACCGTGCcctttagtaagaaaaaaaaaacacgagaAAGCCTTCAGTTTGGGGAAGATAGGGAAGGTCATGAGTTTGATGGTAGATATATGGGACAAGCTCTCTTTGAGGTGTGCAGGAGGTGAAAAGTGAGCAGTTGATATTCTCATCTGGAGCTCACTAGAGAGGGCCAGAGGTATAAGTGTGGATCATCATTTGAAGCTGTGGGTGTGAGTGAGATCTTCCAGGGTAAGAGGAGGGAGTGAGAAGCAGGGGTCTCCTGACCAGACAGTGCCCCGTAAGAGCCCAGCATTGAAGATGGGCAGGAGCTGGCCGTTTCCCGTTGCCACATCTCTGAGCCAGAGCTCCGAAGGTCTGGCCGCGTTCTGGGACTGCCTGTGTCTGAGATGATCCATTCCCTCACTCACTCAGTGGCTCTCGAAGGCCAATTCTGTTCCAGGCATATTGTGGGTGCCAGGGGTGCAACCCTGATCTCCAGTGCTAGGGGCCCCTTGGCCCACGGGGCAGCCTGTTGCTgtctggtggtggtggcagtgccTCCCTAGGGTCTCTGAGCTTGCCCACTCTTCCCACAGCTGCGCGTGGAGTACCTCTCCCTAATGCATGCCGTGATCCGTTCCACGCCCTACCTGCAGCACCGCCACCGGCTCCCTGATCTGCAGGCCACGCTGAGGCGCATCCTGACCGAAGAGGAAGCCTCACCTCAGGGCCAGATGGACCGCATGATTGTCCGAGAGATGTGCAAGGAATTCCCCGTGCTGGGCGAGGACCCCAGCTAgcgccttccctccctcccctgcagccctggTCACAGTGCAGGGGATAAGGAAGCTTGGCCCTTAGAATGTTTTGCACAGATAGTGCGGGGGGAGGTCGTGGTGAAAAGGGACCCAAGCAGGGCCCCCCACCTGAAGTACAGCCAATACAAGGGGCCAAGTGCAAGATTGGGGACCACGCTCTGGGAGCTGTGCTGGGGCAGAGGGCCTGTGTGAGCCGAAGGGCCCCCCCCAACTCCTGGTAGGTTGCCTCTTCAGCATGCCCCCTCCCCTCAACACAGATGCACACTCAGagtcctgctgctgctccaggcTGGGCCAGAGCCCCCATCCCTGTCCTGCCTAGTCTGGGTCCTGGGCCTCAGCAAGCCGTGTCCTTGGGGTAAGGGCAGGCACCTTCCGCCAGCTCTGTTCTTTGCCTTAGCTTTGCAGTGAGTGCTGCTCAtgtgcttcccccctccccttggGGGTCGCTTTCCCTTGCTCCTACCCCCAGAGGTCTTGGCCAAGCTGCTGCTCTGAAAGCAGAATCTTAGAAACAGGCCATCTAATTCTGGAGCTTCATAGGATACGGTGATGGCACTCAGGACGCCAATGACGGAATCTATTTTCTCTGTAAAGACAGACTGAAAAGCCATGTGTATTTTCCTGTGTGATGCAGCTCACCTTTGGAAATAAATCACAGGCATCTGGAAACAGGCTGTGTGATCAGCAGCCCTGTATGATCCTGGGTTGTGGTGGGAGAGGACGGGAAGGGGCACTGGGGCTTCAAGACCTTGCCACTTGCTTGCCTTGACCTCTCCACTATAAGGAGGGGATGCTCCCTAAGAGGCCTGTTGGGGTCCCTTGACCTCTGTTCCAGTCTCTCCCTGAGTTCCCATTTCTAGTTCTTCTGGGCCACAGCTAAGCCAGCGAGCTAAGCCCCGCCGTCCGTTTGCAGGTGACTGCCCTTCCAGACCTCACTTCAACCCTGTTTGAAACCCTGTCCTCCGTAGCTGACTTCAAATTAAGCAGGCCCCACTgcagccccagcctccctgcatgTCCAGGCCCTGCTCAGCTCTATTCCCTTCCTCATTCTGTCAGTGGGTCCAACAAGATCCCCTTTATTTTTTGATCTCAGAGATTTGGTCGTTAGAGTAGGGCAAAGAGTATCTCAACGAGCATGTGGTTCAATTTGCACTACTATTTGCAGATAGGGACCATTTGGCAAAAACTTCATTTTCCATGTGTGCTCCCATGTTAACAAAGGCTCTCACCataaaggggggaggggcaggaaccCACAGGCAGACACCATCAGAAGTGGTTTTCATCAGTTCCCTTTTTTTCACCCAGGACGATCATCATCAGACACTTCCACACATCCAGAATTATTGATACAGTGACTTCCAGTCACGACTTTTCCTTTCTTATCGGGATGCTGAAGGCAGAGGGCTGTTCCATTACTTTCCCAACAAGACTGTAATGCAGCAAGAAGCACAAAAGAGGCCAGGGCTAGGGGTAGGGTCCCCTGGACacaggtcctcaggaagctgaGGCAGGAACATCTGCCAGGGAACTCACGAAAGCAAAGCACAGGAGGATGATGGGGAACATCCTTCCTTAACTCTTGATTCTCAGGTTAAGCACCCAGGGTCACCTGCTGGACCTGACTAGGGGCTGAAAGAATGCTCCCCAGTAGAACTGTGTGACACACCCTGGTCACTCCCCTTCACCCCAAAGGCGTTCTTTCTTTTCACATCCAGAGTCAATGACATGGACTTCCAGTCATAACTCCTTCCTCACTGGAGTGCTGAAAGCAGAGAACCATGGTTCTCCTCTCAAGATAGTGTGATTCAGTGACAAGCACAGGTTTCTTGAGAAGCTGAGGCAGGAATATTTGACAGCCTCCTTGCCTTGCTCTGTTCCCTGTTGTGATGCCCACACCAATCTtgggagggcagggctgtgctGTGCCATCTGTCCCAGCACCAGCACCTATGATGAGCAAAGTGTAAGCCCACGGCAGGAGGTATCAGAAGCCCTGGCCAGTTTCTGTGCAATTGGCCAAGGAGCCCTGGCATGTGTTTGTAAGGCATGCAAGAGCTCCAGGTGACAGTTAAAAATTGGCCTCTGGCAGCAAACATGCTCTTTTAGGATCCAGAACTCTACAACCCCCTCAGCGAACACCTTGATGGTGCTCTCAGAACACAAAATTAGAACCATAAGAGGAAATGATTAGCCGCAGAATTCCTCAGTGAGGGAACCGTCTTTGCAAGAACACCCATTTGACTGCTTGGAAGGAGGGTAAATGTGGGGTATGGTGAGgcaggaggacagagagagacaccTAAGCCACCCAAATGGGAGTGTTTTGGGTAGGTGGggccaagaaaaaaaactcaaagattTTGAGGGACAATGAGGAATGGGGGTTTAGACTGACCTCTGGGGTAGAAGGAGCATATAAAGGTGCTGGCACCTTGCTTGTGGGACATGCACAACGGACCACAGGCTACCCATGCATCAGGCAACTCCAGGGTAAGGCCTTGAATGAAGATCACATGCCTGATACAGACTCCCAAAAGTAggtgaaaacaatattttttctcttgtttttatggAAGAATAACATAACCATGAAATGTACAGTATACAGAGAACACAGCAGAGTGACTTATGAATCAGAATGCTGACATAACCACTACCAAAGTCAAGAAATAGAATAGCACCAGTCCCCAAAGCCCACTTGTGTGTGTCCCCAATTCATCACTGACACATTCATGCTCCCTAGAGGAAATTTCAGATaagttttgcctgttcttgaacttGGCATAAATGGAACCATACGGTTCAAACTCTTGTGTTTGGCTGCTTCATTTGCCATTAAGTTTCTATGTCCTAGTATGTAGTTGCAGTTTGTTCACCCCCAAAGTTGTATGGGATATACTCTCATTTATTCAGTGCTGATGACCTCTCAATTTC
The nucleotide sequence above comes from Canis aureus isolate CA01 chromosome 19, VMU_Caureus_v.1.0, whole genome shotgun sequence. Encoded proteins:
- the NCKIPSD gene encoding NCK-interacting protein with SH3 domain isoform X3 is translated as MRDGGKYSLEQRGVLQKLIHHRKETLSRRGPSASSPAAMTPSTSDHHLDAAAARQPNGLCRAGFERQHSLPSSEYLGADGGLYQIPPQPRRAAPATPPPPVKRRDREALMALGSGGRNTTPSGGSSVSSGSSVSSTSLDTLCTGSSSSELGPSCSPTPPPVPRRGTHTTVSHAQPPPSKVPAPEPPAEEVAVDTTSAPDELEALGALSLGTTDEKVVAEPAVPRTIGAELMELVRRNTGLSHELCRVAIGVVVGHIQASVPASSPVMEQVLLSLVEGKDLSTALPSGQVCHDQQRLEVIFADLARRKDDAQQRSWALYEDEGVIRCYLEELLHILTDADPEVCKKMCKRNEFESVLALVAYYQMEHRVSLRLLLLKCFGAMCSLDAAIISTLVSSVLPVELARDMQTDTQDHQKLCYSALILAMVFSMGEAVPYAHYEHLGTPFAQFLLSIVEDGLPLDTTEQLPDLCMNLLLALNLHLPAPDQNVIMTALSKHSNVKIFSEKLLLLLNRGDDPVRIFKHEPQPPHSILKFLQDVFASPATAAIFYHTDMMALIDITVRHIADLSPGDKLRVEYLSLMHAVIRSTPYLQHRHRLPDLQATLRRILTEEEASPQGQMDRMIVREMCKEFPVLGEDPS
- the NCKIPSD gene encoding NCK-interacting protein with SH3 domain isoform X1, producing the protein MYRALYAFRSAEPNALAFAAGETFLVLERSSAHWWLAARARSGETGYVPPAYLRRLQGLEQDVLQAIDRAIEAVHNAAMRDGGKYSLEQRGVLQKLIHHRKETLSRRGPSASSPAAMTPSTSDHHLDAAAARQPNGLCRAGFERQHSLPSSEYLGADGGLYQIPPQPRRAAPATPPPPVKRRDREALMALGSGGRNTTPSGGSSVSSGSSVSSTSLDTLCTGSSSSELGPSCSPTPPPVPRRGTHTTVSHAQPPPSKVPAPEPPAEEVAVDTTSAPDELEALGALSLGTTDEKVVAEPAVPRTIGAELMELVRRNTGLSHELCRVAIGVVVGHIQASVPASSPVMEQVLLSLVEGKDLSTALPSGQVCHDQQRLEVIFADLARRKDDAQQRSWALYEDEGVIRCYLEELLHILTDADPEVCKKMCKRNEFESVLALVAYYQMEHRVSLRLLLLKCFGAMCSLDAAIISTLVSSVLPVELARDMQTDTQDHQKLCYSALILAMVFSMGEAVPYAHYEHLGTPFAQFLLSIVEDGLPLDTTEQLPDLCMNLLLALNLHLPAPDQNVIMTALSKHSNVKIFSEKLLLLLNRGDDPVRIFKHEPQPPHSILKFLQDVFASPATAAIFYHTDMMALIDITVRHIADLSPGDKLRVEYLSLMHAVIRSTPYLQHRHRLPDLQATLRRILTEEEASPQGQMDRMIVREMCKEFPVLGEDPS
- the NCKIPSD gene encoding NCK-interacting protein with SH3 domain isoform X2, with the translated sequence MSPLLPTAMPVSSTQPQAKQPLRATSLLGGPWEVWQEVLNCRTRHLGEAKGLEQDVLQAIDRAIEAVHNAAMRDGGKYSLEQRGVLQKLIHHRKETLSRRGPSASSPAAMTPSTSDHHLDAAAARQPNGLCRAGFERQHSLPSSEYLGADGGLYQIPPQPRRAAPATPPPPVKRRDREALMALGSGGRNTTPSGGSSVSSGSSVSSTSLDTLCTGSSSSELGPSCSPTPPPVPRRGTHTTVSHAQPPPSKVPAPEPPAEEVAVDTTSAPDELEALGALSLGTTDEKVVAEPAVPRTIGAELMELVRRNTGLSHELCRVAIGVVVGHIQASVPASSPVMEQVLLSLVEGKDLSTALPSGQVCHDQQRLEVIFADLARRKDDAQQRSWALYEDEGVIRCYLEELLHILTDADPEVCKKMCKRNEFESVLALVAYYQMEHRVSLRLLLLKCFGAMCSLDAAIISTLVSSVLPVELARDMQTDTQDHQKLCYSALILAMVFSMGEAVPYAHYEHLGTPFAQFLLSIVEDGLPLDTTEQLPDLCMNLLLALNLHLPAPDQNVIMTALSKHSNVKIFSEKLLLLLNRGDDPVRIFKHEPQPPHSILKFLQDVFASPATAAIFYHTDMMALIDITVRHIADLSPGDKLRVEYLSLMHAVIRSTPYLQHRHRLPDLQATLRRILTEEEASPQGQMDRMIVREMCKEFPVLGEDPS